One part of the Cytobacillus sp. IB215665 genome encodes these proteins:
- a CDS encoding aminopeptidase produces the protein MTLINFDMKLEKYAETVVQVGLNIQKGQTVFINTPIEATDFVHKVVEQAFKAGAKDVLVEYIDSQLDLLKYELAPEEGLKSFPQWKVKGLLDMAEENVAYLNVYAQNPELLKDIDPNRVAVATKAARAAMKEFQGYIGGGRISWAIVSVPTPEWAQMIFPNLNKEEAVEQLWDQIFAVTRINNEEPVEMWKDHISSLNERANYLNKKKYKKLHYSGPGTNLTIELPDAHQWLCAKFTNDKGTNFVPNLPTEEVFTIPVKTGVNGKVSSTKPLHYNGTIINNFSLTFKDGKVVDFAAEEGFEALKGLLETDEGASYLGEVALVPHHSPISNSNLVFYNTLYDENASCHLALGNALPICIKNGKQMSKEELLQIGFNDSITHVDFMIGSDKLHIDGETVEGLVEPIFLDGNWVI, from the coding sequence ATGACTTTGATAAATTTTGATATGAAATTAGAAAAATACGCTGAGACTGTAGTACAAGTCGGTTTAAATATTCAAAAGGGTCAAACTGTTTTTATTAACACGCCTATAGAGGCAACAGATTTCGTTCATAAAGTGGTGGAGCAAGCTTTTAAAGCTGGAGCAAAGGATGTATTAGTCGAATACATAGATAGCCAACTAGATCTACTTAAATATGAACTAGCACCTGAAGAGGGGTTGAAGAGCTTTCCACAATGGAAAGTGAAGGGCTTACTAGATATGGCCGAGGAAAATGTAGCGTATTTAAACGTTTATGCTCAAAACCCAGAACTGTTGAAGGATATTGATCCAAATCGTGTAGCGGTGGCAACAAAGGCTGCAAGAGCAGCTATGAAAGAGTTTCAAGGTTATATAGGTGGGGGAAGAATAAGCTGGGCAATTGTATCAGTGCCTACACCTGAATGGGCGCAGATGATATTTCCGAACTTAAATAAAGAAGAAGCTGTTGAACAGCTTTGGGACCAAATTTTTGCAGTTACACGCATTAATAATGAAGAACCAGTTGAAATGTGGAAAGATCATATTAGTTCCTTAAATGAACGTGCGAATTATTTAAATAAGAAAAAATACAAAAAATTGCATTACAGCGGGCCTGGTACCAATTTAACGATTGAATTACCAGATGCACATCAATGGTTATGTGCAAAATTCACAAACGACAAAGGAACAAACTTTGTGCCTAATTTACCTACGGAAGAAGTATTTACTATTCCTGTGAAAACGGGTGTGAATGGGAAGGTGTCGAGTACTAAGCCCCTTCATTATAATGGTACAATTATTAATAATTTTAGTCTGACATTCAAAGATGGGAAGGTTGTAGATTTTGCTGCAGAGGAAGGCTTTGAGGCATTGAAAGGTCTATTAGAAACAGATGAAGGTGCTTCATACCTTGGGGAAGTAGCGTTAGTACCACATCATTCACCAATATCTAATTCGAATCTAGTTTTCTATAACACTTTGTATGATGAAAATGCATCTTGTCACCTTGCATTAGGTAATGCATTGCCTATTTGTATTAAAAACGGAAAACAAATGAGTAAAGAAGAACTACTACAAATTGGGTTTAACGACAGCATCACACATGTAGACTTTATGATTGGATCTGATAAACTTCATATAGACGGTGAAACTGTTGAAGGACTAGTTGAGCCGATTTTCCTTGATGGAAACTGGGTTATTTAA
- a CDS encoding GNAT family N-acetyltransferase, with product MKYTSSLDGVTHEMLEGFFVDWPNPPSPETHFRLLTNSYKVVIAIEETNNQVVGFITAISDGVLSAYIPLLEVLSTYKNKGVGKELVTRMLQELNDIYMIDVMCDEDLQPYYEKFGMMRSTGMIIRNYNKQSGRG from the coding sequence TTGAAATATACATCGTCACTTGATGGAGTTACTCATGAAATGCTAGAAGGTTTCTTTGTAGATTGGCCGAATCCGCCTAGTCCAGAAACACATTTCAGGTTGTTGACAAATAGCTATAAAGTTGTCATTGCAATAGAAGAAACAAATAATCAAGTTGTTGGGTTTATTACAGCTATAAGTGATGGCGTTCTTTCTGCTTACATTCCTTTGCTAGAAGTGTTGTCGACATACAAAAACAAAGGGGTTGGAAAGGAATTAGTCACTCGAATGCTTCAAGAGCTTAATGACATATACATGATAGACGTGATGTGTGATGAGGACCTTCAGCCTTACTATGAAAAGTTTGGCATGATGAGGTCTACTGGTATGATAATAAGAAACTATAATAAACAATCAGGTAGAGGTTAA
- a CDS encoding GNAT family N-acetyltransferase, which translates to MTDEVCIRPIKREELQSLLHLYKHLNLDDPELSATDIAPLWEQICCNPHTYYIVADKNGQLVASCVLNIIMNLTRNARPYGLIENVVTHSNYRRKGYGMKILQAALDIAWEQNCYKVMLLTGSKKEETLSFYERAGFKKGIKTGFIATP; encoded by the coding sequence ATGACTGATGAGGTTTGCATAAGACCAATTAAACGTGAAGAATTACAATCATTATTACATTTGTATAAACATTTGAACTTAGATGATCCAGAACTATCTGCTACCGATATAGCACCTTTATGGGAGCAAATTTGCTGTAACCCTCATACATACTATATCGTTGCAGATAAAAATGGTCAGCTAGTTGCATCATGTGTGCTAAACATTATAATGAATTTGACGAGGAACGCACGTCCTTATGGCTTAATAGAAAATGTGGTTACTCACAGTAATTATAGACGTAAAGGGTATGGAATGAAGATATTGCAGGCAGCGTTGGATATTGCATGGGAACAAAACTGTTATAAAGTGATGCTCCTTACTGGCTCCAAAAAAGAAGAGACTTTATCTTTTTACGAACGTGCAGGGTTTAAAAAAGGGATAAAAACTGGTTTTATCGCTACTCCTTGA
- a CDS encoding DMT family transporter, with translation MQGVILSIVTGILISIQTVFNARVSERVGSWATTTLVLGLGFIASLPIFYLNNDTSLFKLENINKLYLFSGVIGVGIVFCIMKGIRHIGPAYAVSVVLVSQFTVALLIDTFGWFGFDTMTITWNKVVGICIILLGIILFKLKR, from the coding sequence ATGCAAGGCGTTATATTATCAATCGTTACAGGTATATTGATTAGCATCCAAACCGTATTTAATGCAAGAGTTAGTGAACGTGTAGGTTCATGGGCAACGACTACACTCGTTCTAGGATTAGGCTTCATAGCCTCATTACCCATCTTTTATTTGAATAATGATACTAGTTTATTCAAATTAGAAAATATAAATAAACTCTATCTCTTTAGCGGAGTAATTGGCGTAGGAATTGTATTTTGTATTATGAAAGGTATTCGACATATTGGGCCAGCTTATGCTGTTTCTGTTGTTTTAGTATCACAGTTTACTGTAGCGCTTCTCATTGATACCTTCGGTTGGTTTGGGTTTGATACAATGACGATTACATGGAATAAAGTAGTCGGAATATGTATTATTCTATTAGGGATCATCCTTTTTAAACTAAAACGATGA
- a CDS encoding Crp/Fnr family transcriptional regulator, producing MDKVNNPSLLIQNLNYHQLDSVFSQETQKKMTLHRFVKGETLCTRGDTLNHMYFLVKGKIKIYTISPEGKTRIVRFKKPIAIIGDIEFIKKNKVIYTVEAASDGYLIGVSYEQIRNKEENRVTFVKFLLEIMTHKFFTESQTSSLNILYSVEVRLASYLLSISSDEEGSLFHQEMRTSNLTELADLIGTSYRHLNRVIQKLDEEGVIERRKGSIYVKNLSLLSERAEGNIYE from the coding sequence ATGGACAAGGTTAATAATCCAAGTTTACTAATACAAAATCTTAATTACCATCAGTTAGATTCCGTTTTTTCACAGGAAACCCAAAAGAAGATGACATTACATCGTTTCGTTAAAGGAGAGACCTTATGCACAAGAGGAGATACATTAAATCATATGTATTTTCTAGTAAAAGGAAAAATTAAAATATATACGATTTCTCCTGAAGGAAAGACAAGGATAGTACGCTTCAAAAAACCTATAGCAATCATTGGAGATATAGAATTTATTAAAAAAAACAAAGTGATTTATACAGTTGAAGCTGCTTCTGATGGCTATTTAATCGGAGTATCGTATGAGCAAATTAGAAATAAAGAGGAGAACCGAGTCACTTTTGTGAAATTTTTACTTGAAATAATGACCCATAAATTTTTTACTGAATCCCAAACATCTAGTTTAAATATACTTTACTCTGTCGAAGTGCGGCTTGCAAGCTATTTACTATCGATTTCATCTGATGAAGAGGGTTCATTATTTCATCAAGAAATGAGAACATCGAACTTAACTGAGCTAGCTGATTTAATTGGGACGAGCTATCGACATTTAAATCGTGTCATTCAAAAACTAGATGAAGAAGGTGTGATAGAGCGTAGAAAAGGTTCAATTTACGTAAAAAACCTTAGTCTATTAAGTGAACGAGCAGAAGGGAATATTTATGAATAA
- a CDS encoding DMT family transporter has protein sequence MKGLLYSLAAGIFITLQGAFNARLSDDLGPWHTTSLIHLIGFIISFVIYLFVRDGQRGGIQKTPFLYLLGGTFGVMIVFGQMTAINLIGPTFAVAVLLIAQLFSAFIIETKGLFEEQKQRITWSKLLGIALMFCGVIVFKI, from the coding sequence ATGAAAGGTTTATTATATTCACTAGCAGCAGGAATTTTTATAACTTTACAAGGTGCTTTTAATGCCCGGTTAAGTGATGATCTAGGACCATGGCATACGACCTCACTCATTCATTTGATTGGATTTATAATTTCATTCGTCATTTATTTGTTTGTGAGAGATGGACAAAGAGGTGGAATTCAAAAGACACCATTCCTATACCTTCTAGGTGGAACCTTTGGGGTTATGATCGTATTCGGACAAATGACCGCAATCAACCTTATAGGTCCCACTTTTGCTGTTGCAGTACTATTAATAGCTCAGTTATTTTCAGCATTCATTATTGAGACTAAAGGTTTGTTTGAAGAGCAAAAACAGCGCATCACTTGGTCAAAGTTGCTTGGTATTGCTTTAATGTTTTGTGGAGTGATTGTCTTTAAAATTTAA
- a CDS encoding metalloregulator ArsR/SmtB family transcription factor: MQLEKIVQFHKVLGDPTRIRILVLLAQGPLHGQAIAGKLGLRPPTITHHVTKLRDLGLIKEKREKNTIYFYLNKKDLEHKSLALINVINHKGEIGMSRDTNNQAILNNFVTSDGKLKTIPAQRKKKLIILEYIIKGLEQGRKYTEREINEHIKQFHDDYATLRRELIMGHYMYREKGIYELNPQEMWAKID, translated from the coding sequence GTGCAACTAGAAAAGATTGTTCAGTTTCATAAGGTTCTTGGAGATCCCACAAGAATTCGGATTTTAGTGTTGTTGGCACAAGGGCCGTTACATGGTCAAGCAATAGCGGGAAAGTTAGGATTAAGGCCACCGACGATTACTCATCATGTTACTAAATTAAGAGATCTAGGACTCATTAAAGAAAAAAGGGAGAAAAATACGATTTATTTTTATTTAAACAAGAAAGATCTAGAACATAAATCGTTAGCACTAATAAATGTTATTAACCACAAGGGAGAAATAGGTATGAGTCGTGATACAAATAATCAAGCAATACTAAATAATTTTGTTACGAGTGATGGGAAATTAAAAACGATACCAGCACAAAGAAAGAAGAAGTTAATTATCTTAGAATATATTATTAAAGGGCTAGAGCAGGGAAGAAAGTACACCGAAAGAGAGATTAATGAACATATTAAACAATTTCATGATGATTATGCGACTTTACGTAGAGAGCTTATTATGGGACATTATATGTATAGGGAAAAAGGAATTTATGAATTAAACCCCCAAGAAATGTGGGCAAAAATTGATTAG
- a CDS encoding tetratricopeptide repeat protein, translated as MSTLQKAIKLREEGHLESSKELMLKLVDEEPNNPTVLYQCAWSHDVLGLEVEAVPYYVRALETGLAGEDKRGALLGLGSTYRTIGKYNLAKETLENGLKEFPHANEFYPFYAMALYNLGHHKESMEVLLRNLAELTNDEGIKQYQKAILFYADKLDNVWT; from the coding sequence ATGTCTACATTACAAAAAGCAATTAAGCTGAGGGAAGAAGGTCATTTAGAGTCTTCAAAGGAGTTAATGCTAAAGCTTGTTGATGAAGAACCTAACAATCCAACTGTGCTATATCAATGTGCTTGGTCACATGATGTACTTGGACTTGAAGTTGAAGCGGTCCCTTATTATGTGAGAGCACTAGAAACTGGTTTAGCTGGGGAAGACAAAAGGGGAGCATTATTAGGATTAGGGAGCACATATAGAACGATAGGTAAATACAATCTAGCAAAAGAAACGTTAGAAAATGGCTTAAAAGAATTCCCACATGCAAATGAGTTTTATCCTTTTTATGCTATGGCTTTATACAATTTGGGACATCACAAAGAATCAATGGAAGTTTTATTGCGTAACCTGGCTGAATTAACAAATGATGAGGGTATTAAGCAATATCAAAAAGCTATTCTCTTTTATGCAGATAAACTAGATAACGTATGGACATGA
- a CDS encoding DUF58 domain-containing protein: MNWYKTVHIPTIFSRSIWLVSLLLFIEFIFIKSNILFFCIFLLCSLYFFIYLYLNNIGKYIRIEDEKTTIRMFPNDEATLYLKLHHKGILPLLQGNVTFTCNNTIKCTNIPKLYDNVMVKRSPYKLPLTYQYKSSKSYPVNIVANKRGVTRIREINLQIFDPFYIGTVSHYNTWGIGQEILVYPEPKPLANIQTFSKMRAGEQIYPHSLFEDVSRIRGAREYAANDPFSRIHWNLSAKNGQLMTKEYDKTVYHKWTIILNVLKDRQMSFDLSEEMEDYISYVAFICQYAYKQNIPFEIYANVVTNSNDSIFHLEPGTGGKHLSIALEMLARINEGNYIKHINHFFHSLDRRIDEDAIVLYFGDYGSTIANYLASWSRGGMSIFNVENDEEYGYLQPFKLRSDALA; the protein is encoded by the coding sequence ATGAATTGGTATAAAACTGTACACATACCTACCATATTTTCTCGATCTATTTGGTTGGTTTCTTTATTGCTATTTATCGAATTCATCTTTATCAAATCTAATATTTTATTTTTTTGTATTTTCCTATTGTGCTCATTATATTTTTTCATCTATTTATATTTGAATAATATAGGGAAGTACATTCGCATTGAAGATGAGAAGACGACCATAAGAATGTTTCCAAACGATGAAGCTACATTGTATTTGAAGTTGCATCATAAAGGTATCCTACCATTACTTCAAGGAAACGTAACGTTTACATGCAATAATACAATAAAATGTACAAATATCCCTAAATTGTACGATAATGTTATGGTTAAGAGGTCACCTTATAAACTACCTCTTACATATCAATACAAGTCATCCAAATCATATCCTGTAAACATCGTTGCCAATAAAAGAGGGGTCACACGTATAAGAGAGATTAATTTACAAATATTTGACCCATTTTATATAGGAACGGTATCACACTATAATACTTGGGGGATAGGACAAGAAATACTTGTTTATCCAGAACCAAAACCGTTAGCAAACATACAAACATTTAGTAAGATGAGGGCTGGAGAACAAATTTACCCACATTCTTTATTTGAGGACGTATCACGTATTAGAGGTGCAAGAGAGTATGCTGCCAATGACCCATTTTCACGTATACATTGGAATTTGTCCGCAAAGAACGGTCAGCTGATGACTAAGGAATATGACAAAACAGTCTACCATAAATGGACGATCATATTAAATGTTTTAAAAGATCGTCAAATGTCATTTGATTTGTCAGAAGAGATGGAGGACTACATAAGCTATGTTGCATTTATATGTCAATATGCCTACAAACAAAATATCCCTTTTGAAATATACGCAAATGTAGTTACAAACAGTAATGATTCAATCTTCCATTTGGAGCCAGGAACTGGGGGGAAACACCTATCCATTGCACTCGAAATGCTTGCAAGAATCAATGAAGGTAACTACATAAAGCATATTAACCATTTTTTCCACTCTCTAGACAGGAGAATTGATGAAGATGCAATCGTGCTATATTTCGGTGATTATGGATCAACCATTGCAAACTACCTTGCATCCTGGTCACGTGGTGGTATGTCAATATTTAATGTGGAAAACGATGAAGAATACGGATATTTACAGCCATTCAAGTTAAGGAGTGATGCACTTGCTTAA
- a CDS encoding AAA family ATPase — translation MLNNFQNSVNEVLIGKEKVTELLLVSILSKGHVLLEDVPGTGKTKLAKTFASLINGSFQRIQFTPDVLPSDVTGIQFFNPKEQDFQLRLGPVNTNILLADEINRATPRTQSSLLEAMEERQVTIDGSTYKLPEPFIVFATQNPVESHGTFPLPDAQLDRFFMVIPVGYPSFDEEKEMIKRYRNEDPLKHIQSIVDSTLLLNYQDEIKQIKISEDIETYLLAIIHATRQSDLIETGVSPRGTLAFMRAIQARAFLKERDYCIPEDVKELAPYILSHRLVLSTEGMLKTQSHEIIQHIIDSVEVPVESGATL, via the coding sequence TGATTGGCAAAGAAAAAGTGACTGAGCTTTTGTTAGTATCCATTCTAAGCAAGGGTCATGTTCTTCTAGAGGATGTTCCTGGTACAGGAAAAACAAAACTAGCTAAAACGTTTGCTTCACTCATTAATGGCTCTTTCCAACGAATACAATTCACGCCTGATGTACTTCCAAGCGATGTTACTGGTATTCAATTTTTCAATCCTAAAGAACAGGATTTTCAATTACGCTTAGGTCCAGTAAATACAAATATTTTACTAGCTGACGAAATTAATCGAGCAACACCTCGTACACAATCCAGCTTACTTGAGGCAATGGAAGAGCGACAAGTAACAATTGATGGTAGTACATACAAATTACCAGAGCCATTCATTGTATTCGCCACCCAAAACCCTGTTGAATCGCACGGAACATTTCCATTGCCAGATGCTCAACTTGACCGATTTTTTATGGTTATTCCTGTCGGCTATCCTTCATTTGATGAAGAGAAAGAAATGATTAAACGCTATCGCAATGAAGACCCGCTTAAACATATACAAAGTATTGTTGATTCAACACTACTATTAAACTACCAAGATGAGATAAAACAAATCAAAATATCTGAAGATATTGAAACATATCTTCTCGCCATTATCCATGCAACACGACAATCTGATCTCATTGAAACAGGCGTAAGCCCACGGGGTACATTAGCTTTCATGAGAGCCATTCAAGCAAGAGCTTTTCTCAAAGAGCGAGATTATTGTATCCCTGAAGATGTTAAAGAACTCGCACCATACATATTGAGTCATCGGCTTGTTCTTTCAACAGAAGGTATGTTAAAAACACAATCTCATGAAATCATACAGCATATTATAGATTCAGTTGAAGTACCGGTTGAATCAGGAGCCACACTATAA